A portion of the Streptomyces sp. YPW6 genome contains these proteins:
- a CDS encoding aminoglycoside phosphotransferase family protein yields MSDSAAAGIEITADLVRDLLREQHPDLAELPVREVAGGWDNQQWRLGDELAVRLPRTERAPELQRKECRWLPHLAPRLPIPVPRPVRVGKPSARFPKRWTVMTWVPGEPLDRTSISRADHAADTLADFLRALHVAAPAEAPGVVDRGAHPGAYTEGFDRLIRSVALGVKADEVRADEVRADGVRADGVRADEVRAVWDDAVAAPAWEGPPVWVHGDLHPANVVVSGGTLSGVIDFGDLFAGDPAWDLAAAWVVLPEGAATRFFDAYAHADGATIRRARGLAALKSLFLMLMGHNGERGLPGGKPSWGPAGRAALGRALSDGGR; encoded by the coding sequence ATGAGCGACTCCGCCGCCGCCGGGATCGAGATCACGGCGGACCTCGTCCGCGACCTGCTCCGGGAGCAGCATCCGGACCTCGCCGAACTGCCCGTCCGCGAGGTCGCGGGCGGCTGGGACAACCAGCAGTGGCGCCTCGGTGACGAACTGGCCGTACGCCTGCCGCGTACGGAGCGGGCTCCGGAACTCCAGCGCAAGGAGTGCCGCTGGCTGCCCCACCTCGCTCCGCGCCTGCCGATCCCCGTACCGCGCCCGGTGCGGGTGGGGAAGCCGTCCGCACGCTTCCCCAAGCGGTGGACGGTCATGACGTGGGTCCCCGGCGAGCCGCTGGACCGCACCTCGATCAGCCGTGCCGACCACGCGGCGGACACCCTGGCGGACTTCCTGAGGGCGCTCCACGTGGCGGCGCCCGCCGAGGCGCCGGGCGTGGTGGACCGAGGCGCTCACCCGGGCGCGTACACCGAAGGCTTCGACCGTCTGATCCGGTCGGTCGCCCTCGGCGTCAAGGCCGACGAGGTCCGGGCCGACGAGGTCAGGGCCGACGGCGTGAGGGCCGACGGCGTGAGGGCCGACGAGGTCCGGGCTGTCTGGGACGACGCGGTCGCCGCCCCCGCGTGGGAAGGTCCGCCGGTCTGGGTGCACGGCGACCTCCACCCCGCGAACGTCGTCGTGTCGGGCGGGACGCTCTCGGGGGTGATCGACTTCGGGGACCTGTTCGCCGGGGATCCGGCGTGGGACCTCGCGGCCGCCTGGGTCGTCCTCCCCGAAGGCGCCGCCACACGGTTCTTCGACGCGTACGCGCACGCCGACGGCGCGACGATCCGGCGCGCCCGTGGACTGGCCGCGCTGAAAAGCCTCTTCCTCATGCTCATGGGCCACAACGGGGAGCGGGGGCTCCCCGGCGGCAAGCCGTCCTGGGGGCCGGCGGGCCGGGCGGCACTCGGTCGCGCGCTGAGCGACGGCGGCCGGTAG
- a CDS encoding YnfA family protein, whose protein sequence is MLVSRSIALFVVAALFEIGGAWLVWQGLREHRGWVWVGAGVVALGLYGVVATFQSDGNFGRILAAYGGVFVAGSIAWGMVADGYRPDRFDVVGALVCLAGMALIMYAPRGH, encoded by the coding sequence GTGCTCGTCAGCCGCTCCATCGCCCTGTTCGTCGTCGCCGCGCTGTTCGAGATCGGGGGCGCCTGGCTGGTCTGGCAGGGCCTGCGGGAGCACCGGGGCTGGGTATGGGTCGGGGCCGGCGTCGTCGCCCTCGGCCTGTACGGCGTGGTCGCCACCTTCCAGAGCGACGGCAACTTCGGCCGCATCCTGGCGGCGTACGGTGGCGTGTTCGTCGCCGGGTCGATCGCCTGGGGCATGGTCGCCGACGGCTACCGCCCGGACCGCTTCGACGTCGTCGGAGCCCTGGTCTGCCTGGCGGGCATGGCCCTGATCATGTACGCGCCGCGCGGCCACTGA
- a CDS encoding Rid family hydrolase, with protein sequence MPRTSAVSLIRSRSLSAVAEYAYAATAPAGSRLIFLAGSCPLDEHGNTVAVGDFAGQAARAVANLRTALADAGASIEDVISTRVLVASARQQDLVSAWEVVRDAFGDHDVPSTLMGVTVLGYDDQLVEIEAVAAVLDEREPEGPVCPPSAP encoded by the coding sequence GTGCCCCGCACCAGCGCCGTTTCGCTGATCCGCTCCCGCTCCCTTTCCGCCGTCGCCGAGTACGCCTACGCGGCCACGGCGCCCGCCGGGTCCCGGCTGATCTTCCTCGCCGGTTCGTGTCCACTGGACGAGCACGGCAACACCGTGGCCGTCGGGGACTTCGCCGGCCAGGCGGCCCGGGCCGTGGCGAACCTGCGGACCGCGCTCGCCGACGCCGGCGCCTCGATCGAGGACGTCATCAGCACCAGAGTCCTCGTGGCGTCCGCCCGGCAGCAGGATCTCGTGTCCGCCTGGGAGGTGGTCCGGGACGCGTTCGGCGACCACGACGTACCCAGCACCCTGATGGGCGTCACCGTGCTCGGTTACGACGACCAGCTCGTCGAGATCGAAGCAGTGGCCGCCGTCCTGGACGAGCGGGAGCCCGAAGGGCCGGTCTGCCCTCCGTCGGCGCCCTGA
- a CDS encoding UDP-N-acetylglucosamine 1-carboxyvinyltransferase has translation MSDDYLVRIGKLIRDARQHRGWTQTQLAEALGTSQSAVNRIERGNQNISLEMIARIGEALDSEIVSLGYAGPMHLRVVGGRRLSGAIDVKTSKNACVALLCASLLNQGRTVLRRVARIEEVFRLLEVLNSIGVRTRWVNDGVDLEIVPPAQLDLAAIDADAARRTRSIIMFLGPLLHRTEQFTLPYAGGCDLGTRTIEPHMIALRRFGLEIAATEGLYHAQVDRAVAPDRPIVLTERGDTVTENALLAAARHDGTTVIRNASSNYMVQDLCFFLEALGVRVDGVGTTTLTVHGVPQIDVDVDYSPSEDPVEAMSLLAAAVVTESELTIRRVPIEFLEIELAVLEEMGVDCDRTPEYAADNARTRLVDLTVRPSKLEAPIDKIHPMPFPGLNIDNVPFFAAIAAAAHGQTLIHDWVYDNRAIYLTDLNRLGGRLQLLDPHRVLVEGPTRWRAAEMMCPPALRPAVVVLLAMMAAEGTSVLRNVYVINRGYEELAERLNSVGAQIEIFRDI, from the coding sequence ATGTCAGACGACTACCTCGTACGTATCGGCAAGCTCATCCGTGACGCCCGTCAGCATCGGGGCTGGACACAGACGCAGTTGGCCGAGGCTCTCGGCACCAGCCAGAGTGCCGTCAACCGCATCGAGCGCGGCAATCAGAACATCAGTCTTGAGATGATCGCCCGCATCGGTGAGGCCCTGGACAGCGAGATCGTGTCCCTCGGGTACGCCGGCCCCATGCATCTGCGGGTCGTCGGCGGCCGCCGCCTCTCCGGGGCCATCGACGTCAAGACCAGCAAGAACGCCTGCGTGGCGCTGCTGTGCGCCTCACTCCTCAACCAGGGGCGTACGGTCCTGCGCCGGGTGGCCCGGATCGAGGAGGTGTTCCGGCTCCTGGAGGTGCTGAACTCCATCGGGGTGCGCACCCGCTGGGTCAACGACGGCGTAGACCTGGAGATCGTGCCGCCCGCGCAGCTGGACCTGGCGGCGATCGACGCCGACGCCGCGCGCCGGACCCGCTCGATCATCATGTTCCTGGGCCCGCTGCTGCACCGCACCGAGCAGTTCACCCTGCCGTACGCGGGCGGCTGCGACCTGGGCACCCGCACGATCGAGCCGCACATGATCGCACTGCGCCGCTTCGGCCTGGAGATCGCCGCCACCGAAGGGCTGTACCACGCCCAGGTCGACCGCGCGGTCGCCCCGGACCGCCCGATCGTGCTGACCGAGCGCGGCGACACGGTGACCGAGAACGCCCTGCTGGCCGCCGCCCGCCACGACGGCACGACCGTCATCCGCAACGCCTCGTCCAACTACATGGTCCAGGACCTGTGCTTCTTCCTGGAGGCCCTGGGCGTACGGGTCGACGGGGTCGGCACGACGACGCTCACCGTGCACGGGGTCCCGCAGATCGACGTGGACGTGGACTACTCCCCGTCGGAGGACCCGGTCGAGGCGATGAGCCTGCTGGCCGCCGCGGTGGTGACCGAGTCCGAACTCACCATCCGCCGGGTCCCGATCGAGTTCCTGGAGATCGAGCTCGCCGTCCTGGAGGAGATGGGCGTCGACTGCGACCGCACCCCGGAGTACGCGGCCGACAACGCCCGCACCCGCCTGGTGGACCTGACGGTGCGGCCCTCCAAGCTGGAGGCCCCGATCGACAAGATCCACCCGATGCCGTTCCCCGGCCTCAACATCGACAACGTCCCGTTCTTCGCGGCGATCGCCGCCGCGGCGCACGGCCAGACCCTGATCCACGACTGGGTCTACGACAACCGCGCGATCTACCTCACCGACCTCAACCGCCTGGGTGGTCGCCTGCAACTCCTCGACCCCCACCGGGTCCTGGTCGAAGGCCCCACCCGCTGGCGCGCCGCCGAGATGATGTGCCCGCCCGCCCTGCGGCCCGCCGTGGTGGTCCTGCTGGCGATGATGGCGGCCGAAGGCACCTCCGTACTCCGCAACGTCTATGTGATCAACCGCGGTTACGAGGAGCTGGCGGAGCGGCTCAACTCGGTGGGCGCGCAGATCGAGATCTTCCGGGACATCTGA
- a CDS encoding VOC family protein translates to MSSIRQVQVTFDCASPMRVARFWCEVLGYVVPPPPEGFATWDAYDLSLPPEKRDAGFVCQDPTGVGPRMYFQRVPEAKVVKNRVHLCVRVGTGLVGEERLAALEAECARLLPLGAQRVRLLLADEENESCLVMQDIEGNEFCLD, encoded by the coding sequence ATGTCGTCGATCAGGCAGGTCCAGGTCACTTTTGACTGCGCGTCACCCATGCGCGTCGCCCGTTTCTGGTGCGAGGTGTTGGGGTACGTCGTACCGCCGCCGCCCGAGGGGTTCGCCACGTGGGACGCCTATGACCTGTCCCTGCCGCCGGAGAAGCGGGACGCTGGGTTCGTCTGCCAGGACCCCACGGGGGTGGGCCCGCGGATGTACTTCCAGCGCGTTCCCGAGGCCAAGGTCGTCAAGAACCGGGTGCATCTGTGCGTGCGGGTCGGCACGGGGCTCGTGGGGGAGGAGCGCCTCGCCGCACTGGAGGCCGAGTGCGCGCGGCTTCTGCCGCTCGGTGCGCAGCGCGTACGTCTGCTCCTCGCCGATGAGGAGAACGAGTCCTGCCTGGTGATGCAGGACATCGAGGGCAACGAATTCTGCCTCGACTGA